Genomic window (Elusimicrobiota bacterium):
ATCTGGCGCGCGCAGCGCTCCGCCTCCTCCGTGGCGGCCAATACCATGCGCTTGGCCTGGATGACCAGGAAGTAATTGGAGAAGACCGAGAATTGGATCAGGAGATCGCGCACCTGCTCCGGCGCGGCTTCTCCCCCGGCGAACCATCGCGTGTAGCGGTTTTCAAGGATGACGGGATGCTCCAGGAACTCCCGCGAGATGGTTTGCTTGAAGCTTTCGAGGTCTTTCATGCATTCTCCTTTGCGAGGAGACATTGTAGCGGCCGGGCATTAAGAATGTAAAGTAAATAAAGTTGAATACATTGATTAACTTATAGTTAACTATGACATGGACCTTTACCAGCTGCGCTATTTTCTCGAGGTAGCCCGCGAGCTTAGCTTCACCAGGGCCGCGCGCAACCTCTACGTGTCTCCTCCGGCGGTCAGCAAGAGCGTGGCTTTGCTCGAGGCTTCGCTTAAGCGCAAGCTCTTCACCAGGAGCCGAAGGCGCGTGGAGCTTACCTCGGAGGGGGAGCTTCTCAAGTCCAAGGTCGAGAAGATTTACGACATCCTGGAGGGAGTCCGCCTCGAGTTGACGGGAGAGGCAAGAGAGGGCCCCTCGCGCCTCAAGATCGGCAGCAGGGAAATGATCACGAACTACCTGTTATCGCCCTGCCTGGCCGCTTTCCGGAAGAAATATCCCAACACCCGCTTCGGGCTTTACGAGCTCGAGCCTCGGCAGATGGCCGAGGCTCTGAGGAAAGACCTGGTTGATTTCGCCTTTTATTATCATGGAGACATCGCCGATCCCGCCCTTGAGATCCGCAAGGTGGGTGCTGTGCGCTCCCATGTCTATGCCGCCAAATCTCTCTTGCCCCAAGGACGGCCGCCCCGGAATCTGGAGGAGCTGCTAAGCCTTCCTTATATAGCCCCGCGCTATTTTCAGTCCGATCCCACCGAGCCCAGCATCGATGGATTCCCGGACCATCGCGCTCTAAGGAACATCCAGTACGAGGGCGAGTTCCTGGAGACTCACCGTCGCTACGTGATCGACGGCCTGGCCGCGGCGGTCCTTCCCGATTTCGTGATTAGGCGGGAATGGAAGGCGGGCCAGGTTCTGCGCCTGGAGGTGGGGCCGAGGCTGGGGCGGGACATCTACTTCATCAAGAGAAAAACCCGACCCCTGCCCCGGGCCGTGGAGCACTTTCTGGGCGTCCTTAAAAAGACCCTGACACTTCTAGAGAGCCCCCGCTGAGCTTGAGGGCGTAGGAGCCGCCGCTTTTTTCCCCCAGTTTCGCGAACACGGCGGCTTTCCCTGTGACGGGGATGGTTCCGATGTAGGAGTCGTGTCGGTAGACGTCGGCCTTTCCCGACACATCCCCCGATCCCTCGAGCGCGTCGCAGGAGGGCTCTCCGATGCCGACGTGGCATTCCACGTCTATCGTCGCGCTGACCGTCGCGATCCCCGAGAGCCCCTGTTCCCCTTTCATGGTGACCAAGGTCTCGAATCTCACCTTTCCTGAATAGAGGCCGCTGAAGAGCGTGGGATTGCTGTAGGCGGCGGAGCCGCCGCCTATAGTGTTTTCCCGGGTGATCTCCGTTTTGCCGGAGAGGGGCGCGGGCGGGGCGGCGAGGGCCAGAGCGGGGCAGAGAAAAGCTAAAGCGAGGCTTCGGGCGGTAGTCATGGAATATTCTCCTTTAATGTTCGAAGTGATTTAGGGCTCGCCCTCATTATAGGAATTTAATGTTTGCCCCACAGCTCGCCTAGGCGGCGGTCGCGGCCGCAGGCGCGGCGGTAGAACTTATAGCGCAAGGGATTGCGCTTGTAGTAGTCCTGGTGGCGCTTCTCGGCGGGGTAGAAGGCTGAGGCCGGGACGATTTCCACCTGGAGAGGGGTCTTCGACTTGAGGGTTCGCGCGGCCTCCTTAGCGGAGGCCTCGGCCAGGGCCTTCTGCTCCTGGCCGAGGTAGAAGATGGCGGGGCGGTACTGGAGGCCGCGGTCGCAGAACTGCCCCTGGCCGTCCGTGGGGTCGACGTTGCGCCAGTAGACTTTGAGCAGTTCCCGGTAGCGCACTTTTCCGGGGTCGAAGCGCACCTGCACGCTTTCCGCGTGGCCCGTGCCGCCGGCGGAGACTTCCTCGTACGCGGGGTTTGCCTTGCTGCCGCCGGCGTAGCCCGAGATGACCGAAATCACGCCGGGGATCTTCTCGAAGGGGGGCTCCATGCACCAGAAGCAGCCTCCGGCGAAGGCGGCCAGCTCCGTCGAGGTATCGGAGGAACTGGCGGGAATGGCCGGCCCAGGCCAGAGAAGGGTTAGGCCGAGGGTCAATCCCTTAAATAGTGGCATGTGTAGCCCTCCGGGTTCTTGAGCAGGTATTTCTGGTGATATTCCTCGGCGGGCCAGAACTCCGAGGCGGGAACGATTTGAGTGGCCGCTGGGCGGGACCACTTTCCCGACTTGTTCACTTTTTCTCTTGCCTTTTCAGCGGCTCGCTTCTGTTCCTCGGAATGGTAGAAGATCGCCGAGCGATACTGCGTGCCTACGTCGTTTCCCTGGCGGTTGGCCGTGGTGGGATCGTGCATCCGGAAGAAATAGCCCAGCAGCTCCTCATAGGAGAGTTTGGCCGGGTCGAACTGGACCTCCACGGCCTCGGCGTGGCCAGAGCTCCCGGTGCTCACCATGCCGTAAGTGGCGTTCGGGCGCCGGCCTCCGGTGTAGCCGGCTTTCGTTGAAACTACTCCGGGAATTCGGCGCAGAAGCTCCTCCATGCCCCAAAAACAGCCCCCGGCCAAGGTGGCGGTTTCGAGGCCCTGGTCGGGGCTCATGGTTTTTTGAAGAAGCGCGCGAACTCCCCGTAGCCCTCGGCCTCGAGCTTGTCGGCGGAGATAAATCTAAGGGAGGCCGAGTTGATGCAGTAGCGAAGACCTGTCGGGGCCGGCCCGTCCGGAAACACATGGCCCAGGTGGGAGCCCCCGTGCTTAGAGCGGACTTCCGTGCGCTTAATGAAGAGCTTCCGTTCCGTCTTCTCCACGACGTTTTCCGGCACCAGGGGCCTGATAAAACTCGGCCAGCCCGTGCCCGAGTCGAACTTTTCGGCCGAGGAGAAAAGGGGTTCTCCCGAGACCACGTCCACGTATATTCCGGGCTTATGGTTGTCCCAATATTCGTTCTTAAACGGGCGCTCCGTGTCCTCCTCTTGGGTCACCGAGTACTGCAGAGGAGTCAACCTCTTTTTCAGCTCTTCCTGCGGAGGCTTTGAGTAGTTTTTCATGGTTTTCTTTCGGGGCGCGGGGCCGGCTCCGACGGAGGCATACGCAAGAATCACGACGACAGCGAATGCTCTCATAACTATATTATATTGTTTAATTCGGTGACAGTTACCGAATTCATGCGCGAGATCGAGCGGCGGAAGGCGGATTTCGATTTGAGCAGGCTTCTTAAGGCCCGCGAGAGGACTCTGCAGGCCGTGGCTGAAATCGCCGGGGCCATGAAGGCGGGGATGCCGGAGGAGGATGCCTACGGGATCGCCAAGGCCGTTCTCGCGGAGATGGGCGCCGAGAAGCATTGGCACCGCCCCTGGATCCGCTTTGGGCCCAACACCACGAAACTTTACGGGGAATTGTCGGCTCCGGGATGCCGCCTGGGGCCAGACGACATCTTCTTCGTGGACATAGGTCCGGTTTGGGGCGGCTACGAGGGGGACGCAGGGGATACCTTCACGACCGGTTCAAATGCCGAGTTTTTCCGCTGTCGCGATGGAGCGCGCAGAATTTTCGACGCCGTGAGCAAGCGCTGGCGCCAGAAGAGCCTTGCTGGCCGGGCGCTTTACGAGTTCGCCCGAAAAAAAGCCGACGAGCTTGGCTGGGCCCTTAATTTGAGGGCCAACGGCCACTGCCTCTCGGATTTTCCGCATGCCTTGTACTACAAAGGGGGCCTTGCCGAGGTCTCCTTCGCCCCATCTCCCCATGCCTGGGTCCTGGAGATACAAATCCGCCATCCCTCCCGTGAATTCGGCGCTTTTTACGAGGATCTGCTGTTTTAATCGTGGTATTGATAGAATCGTAGGATGATCCGCAGCTCTTGGAAATCCCGCTCAAATCCGAGGACGAGGCTCGAGTGCTTTTTGTAGGCAGAATCGGAGGCAAACATTGGTCGGCTATCAGCACATATCGGGGCGCACGCGTGCGCATCATTTCCGTGAGGCGATCTCGAGATCAGGAGAGGGAACTGTATGAAAGCTAAAAAACTAGACAAGTTGTTTGACTTGGGGGGCGACGTCTCGAAGTATCTTGATCTGGTGCGCGCTAAAAGGGTCAATGAGGCGCCCAAACGCGTGAATGTGGATTTCCCGGCCTGGATGATCCATCCCTTGGACAAGGAGGCCAGCCGATTGGGTGTTACCAGACAGTCCATCATCAAGGTATGGATTTCCGAGCGTTTGGGCAATAGGGCCTGACTTGGAGACAGAATGAAGATCCCTCTCGACGCGCGTTTTCTTGCAGTGTATTCGGGCGTCGTGACCGCCGTCCTGCTCGTTGTTTTGCTTGGCGCTTTTGCGCCAGCCAAAAACAGGGTTAAATTCGATGAATTGGAGGTTCAACGAATCAACATTGTCGAGCCTGACGGCACATTGCGGCTGGCTATTTCGAACAAAGCGCGGTTTCCTGGCTTCATCATGAA
Coding sequences:
- a CDS encoding LysR family transcriptional regulator, which translates into the protein MDLYQLRYFLEVARELSFTRAARNLYVSPPAVSKSVALLEASLKRKLFTRSRRRVELTSEGELLKSKVEKIYDILEGVRLELTGEAREGPSRLKIGSREMITNYLLSPCLAAFRKKYPNTRFGLYELEPRQMAEALRKDLVDFAFYYHGDIADPALEIRKVGAVRSHVYAAKSLLPQGRPPRNLEELLSLPYIAPRYFQSDPTEPSIDGFPDHRALRNIQYEGEFLETHRRYVIDGLAAAVLPDFVIRREWKAGQVLRLEVGPRLGRDIYFIKRKTRPLPRAVEHFLGVLKKTLTLLESPR
- the msrA gene encoding peptide-methionine (S)-S-oxide reductase MsrA, giving the protein MPLFKGLTLGLTLLWPGPAIPASSSDTSTELAAFAGGCFWCMEPPFEKIPGVISVISGYAGGSKANPAYEEVSAGGTGHAESVQVRFDPGKVRYRELLKVYWRNVDPTDGQGQFCDRGLQYRPAIFYLGQEQKALAEASAKEAARTLKSKTPLQVEIVPASAFYPAEKRHQDYYKRNPLRYKFYRRACGRDRRLGELWGKH
- the msrA gene encoding peptide-methionine (S)-S-oxide reductase MsrA; this encodes MSPDQGLETATLAGGCFWGMEELLRRIPGVVSTKAGYTGGRRPNATYGMVSTGSSGHAEAVEVQFDPAKLSYEELLGYFFRMHDPTTANRQGNDVGTQYRSAIFYHSEEQKRAAEKAREKVNKSGKWSRPAATQIVPASEFWPAEEYHQKYLLKNPEGYTCHYLRD
- the msrB gene encoding peptide-methionine (R)-S-oxide reductase MsrB, yielding MKNYSKPPQEELKKRLTPLQYSVTQEEDTERPFKNEYWDNHKPGIYVDVVSGEPLFSSAEKFDSGTGWPSFIRPLVPENVVEKTERKLFIKRTEVRSKHGGSHLGHVFPDGPAPTGLRYCINSASLRFISADKLEAEGYGEFARFFKKP
- a CDS encoding aminopeptidase P family protein, which produces MREIERRKADFDLSRLLKARERTLQAVAEIAGAMKAGMPEEDAYGIAKAVLAEMGAEKHWHRPWIRFGPNTTKLYGELSAPGCRLGPDDIFFVDIGPVWGGYEGDAGDTFTTGSNAEFFRCRDGARRIFDAVSKRWRQKSLAGRALYEFARKKADELGWALNLRANGHCLSDFPHALYYKGGLAEVSFAPSPHAWVLEIQIRHPSREFGAFYEDLLF
- a CDS encoding BrnT family toxin produces the protein MEIPLKSEDEARVLFVGRIGGKHWSAISTYRGARVRIISVRRSRDQERELYES
- a CDS encoding CopG family transcriptional regulator, with the protein product MKAKKLDKLFDLGGDVSKYLDLVRAKRVNEAPKRVNVDFPAWMIHPLDKEASRLGVTRQSIIKVWISERLGNRA